In Lates calcarifer isolate ASB-BC8 linkage group LG15, TLL_Latcal_v3, whole genome shotgun sequence, one genomic interval encodes:
- the cited4b gene encoding cbp/p300-interacting transactivator 4b — translation MADHLMMPMNHGSAGASLHGYRMGMNGGLQAGHQQHANQQGMRAMPNGQMMHYGGAQANMETAMRQRQGMVGGPMNGQLNGAQMGHHQMTSGNMMYNGQPQQQQHHPQQQQHHMHPQQHQQQPQHPQQQQQQQQFMNGGLTSQQLMASMQLQKLNTQYHGHPLGPMGGNHMGPTTQYRMNPAQLANMQHMAGPALALNGMDADMIDEEVLTSLVMELGLDRVQELPELFLGQNEFDFISDFVSKQQPSTVSC, via the coding sequence ATGGCAGACCATCTGATGATGCCCATGAATCACGGCTCAGCGGGCGCCAGTCTCCACGGTTACAGGATGGGCATGAACGGTGGCCTGCAGGCAGGTCACCAGCAGCATGCCAACCAGCAGGGCATGCGGGCGATGCCCAATGGCCAGATGATGCACTACGGTGGCGCCCAGGCCAACATGGAGACCGCCATGAGACAGCGGCAGGGCATGGTGGGAGGACCCATGAATGGACAGCTGAATGGGGCCCAGATGGGTCACCACCAGATGACCTCTGGTAACATGATGTATAATGGCCAGccccagcagcaacagcatcaccctcagcagcagcagcatcacatgCACCCACAGCAGCACCAGCAACAACCCCAGcacccacagcagcagcagcagcagcaacagttcaTGAACGGAGGGTTAACATCCCAACAGCTCATGGCCAgcatgcagctgcagaaactCAACACCCAGTATCACGGACACCCACTGGGGCCTATGGGTGGGAACCACATGGGACCCACGACCCAGTACCGCATGAACCCGGCCCAGCTGGCTAACATGCAGCACATGGCCGGACCGGCGCTGGCCCTGAACGGCATGGATGCGGATATGATCGACGAGGAGGTCCTGACCTCGCTGGTCATGGAGCTGGGTTTGGATCGGGTCCAAGAGCTGCCAGAACTCTTCTTGGGCCAGAACGAGTTTGACTTCATCTCAGACTTTGTCAGCAAACAGCAACCCAGCACTGTGAGTTGCTGA